From candidate division TA06 bacterium:
ATAGTCCCTGAGACCCTTATAAATGTTCCACTTGAAAAAGCGCCACTCGTATTCAACCCATCAATTCCAGGTGAATTCAAATGGATTGCACGCCATAAACTCCGTTTCTTCAGCGAAGCCTACCTTCTTCCTTCCTCCAATTATACGGCACATGTCCTGCCAGAAGTGATAGTCCGTGAAGGACAGTTTCTGAAAGGTAAGAGGAAGTTCAGATTCTATACGACTCGATTTCGAGTAGATTACGCCTCTGTGTCACTTGTGTTCGGTCCCGACATCAAGAAGCAGGTAATCCTGCAAGGTGAGGTTGCTTTCAACTATCCTGTGGACCCCAAGGACGTCAAAAAATACATGAGCCTCAGATACGGGAGGCACCCAACTATACCCTACGAGATTACCACTCAGGAGGCAGACAAAAAGATAAGATTCGAGACGGAACCAATGGCTCGGTGGGAGGAAGACCGTACTGTCGTTTTGAAGGTGGTCCAGTGGCTCAAGCCGATTAAGGGAAACCTGGGTCTGTCCGAGGACTATGTGAGAGACATCCGGGTGAAAGGGAAGGGGGAGTTAAAGGTTGAAGGACTTATTCCAGACCAGAAGGGAAGATTTGGCACGCTGAAGATAAAGTTCAGCGCACCTGTTGCCGCCGACGAAGCTGAACAGTATATCACAGTGGAACCTTCCATCGATGTCAAGATGGTTTCCGACTACAGGTACATCAAACTGCTGGGGAGCTTCGAGGCCGGCATAGGATATACAGTCACTGTCAAGCCGGGAATGATGGCTACGGATGGTTCCATACTGAAGAGGGAATTCTCTGATAGAGTCGCACTGAAGAATCTGGAGCCCAGGATGGAGTTTGTGGGAAAGGGGATCTATCTATCGCGCGAAGGGAATCTCAATGTGGGTCTTGAGACTGTCAACATGGATAGCGTAGAAGTCGAAGTAGTCAAGATCTACGCGAATAATCTCGTATATCTTCTTCACACTGGCACATTGAGGTACGACCGTGGCCGTCGGTACGGATACAATGTTAGGAACCTGGGTAAGATGGTCAGCAGGGAAAAGATTGCCATTGCTACTGTTCTGAACGAGGAAGTGATTACACCCATCAATTTGCAGAAGTACCTCGACGACGAACGCATCGGGATCTTCAGCGTCGGAGCATACAAACCAGGTGAACGGTGGAAATCATCTCATCGATGGGCGATGATTACTGATCTTGGCATAATGGCCAAAATGACAGAGGACCAACTTGTAGTATGGGTCAATTCTCTTTCTACTTTAAAACCTGTGCGTGGCGCCAAAGTCACTCTCATCAGCCGGAATAATCAAACCTTGCTTGAAGGATTTACCGATTCCAATGGACTAGCCAAGTTCTCCGCTACTCGAGAAGCCATCGGTGACTTTGATCCGTTCTTTATTGTGGCTTCTCATGAGAAGGATCTCTCCTTCATAGAATTGAGCAGGAATCGTCTTTCTTTTTCGGATTTCGAGGTGGGTGGAAACCCTTATCTGCTTGATGGATATACTGCCTTCCTCTACACAGACCGGGGCGTGTATCGTCCGGGTGAAAATGCTCACCTTGTCAGTATTGTCAGGGAACCTGAGATGATCGTGCCGGCTTCCTTCCCATTGAGGGTAGAGGTCTGGGGGCCACAGGACCAGATGCTCTATGAATTCAGGAAGGAAACAAACGAACAAGGCGGCTGTGAGTTCGAAGTTCATCTGCCTTCATACATACGGACTGGCCGGTACACCGCTAAGGCATTTCTTGGAAAAAAGAACGAAATCGGGCGGACATCTTTTGGTGTCGAAGAGTTCATGCCTGATCGGATAAAAGTGAAGATGGAAACAGACTCAGCCGCCTACTCAATCGGGCAAAGGGTGCCAGTGCGGGTGGAAGCTGTGAACCTCTTTGGTCCTCCTGCTGCGGGGCGGAGGAGTGAGGTAAAATACGTGATCGAGCAAATGTCATTCTCTGCTGCCGAATGGAAACATTTCACTTTCAGGGATGGGAACAAGAAGTTTGACAAACAGTCCAGGGATGCAGGCTCGGCTCGTCTCGACGAAAATGGAAGGCGCACTTTTTACATTAGCCTTCCCGAGGGTCTTAGCCCGCCCTCCGGTCTAAAGTGTATTCTCACTGCCACTGTCTTTGAACCTGGTGGCCGATCAGTTACCGCTCGGCACGGCTTCGATGTGCACGCCTACTCACACTATGCTGGATTGAGGCGATTGAAGGAGGGCTACCTTGAACTAGATGAACCCGTGGAACTGGAATTCATCATCCTCGACAAGAACAAGCAGGTTGCCCCTGGACGAGAGTGTGAAGTCTCTTTTTATCAGATTGTCTATCAGAACGTCCTGCGGAGGACCGGCCGTAGAGGATACCGGTATGTTTCCGAACGGCAGGAAAAACTCGTTGAGTCCTTCAGACTCACCTCTAAGAAACAGGCAGAGAGATTCACAGTGACCCCGGACGACTATGGCCGTTACCGAGCGGAAATAAGGGACAAAAACTCAAATAGCAGCAGTTCTATGACCTTCTATGTTTCTGGATGGGGGTACGCTCCGTGGGCCATGGAAAAACCAGAACGCCTGGAGCTTGACCTGGACAAACCCTCGTACCGTCCCGGCGAAACAGCCAAAGTTCAGATCAGGGCACCCTTCTCGGGGAAGCTGATTCTAACAGTGGAAAAGGAGAAGGTCGTTGATCACCGTATTCTGATGATGGAGGAGAACACAGCCACTCTGGAGATTCCGGTTTCTTCTGACTACAAACCAAATGTGTATCTATCTGCAAGTGTCATTCGCTCGACAAGTTCACTGGAACAGCACGCGCCGGTCAGAGCCTATGGTGCTGTCCCCCTCCTTGTGGACTGCGGCGATAACCGCCATACTCTGAACATCGACGTGCCGACAGAGGTCAGGCCTGAGCGACCTCTGAAGATTGATTTTACTGTAGAAGGAAAGAGAAAGAGTCACTACATTACGATTGCGGCGGTTGACGAGGGGATTCTTCAACTGACGAATTTCCAGACCCCGGACGCGTTCGACTTCTTCTTCAGTAAGAAACGGTTGGCCGTCGAGTCCTATGATCTCTATTCGGCCATTCTTCCAGAAGTGGAGAAAGCGACTACTCCGAAAAGTCCTTCTGGAGGTCTGGCAGAAGAAGAGAGGAGAAAGCGACTCATCCCCATAGCTGTGAAGAGAGTAAAGCCCGTGGCTCTCTGGTCGGGTCTTCTGAAAACAGACTCCAGGGGGCGTGGGTCGGTTAGCCTTGATGTTCCCCAGTTCAATGGGACCTTGAGAGTGATGGTCCTCTCATTTTCGGGAGAGCAATTCGGTTCTGCTCGGAAGAATGTAATAGTCCGTGAGCCCATCGTTCTCACACCAACGTACCCGAGATTCATTTCATCTGACGATGAGTTTCTGATTCCGGTGAGCGTCTTCAACGGTACAGGAAGAAAGGACCGATTCACTGTCACCCTCAATGTAGAGGGGCCGGTAGAAGAGCTGAAGGTTTCTTCTCAAACGCTGTCGCTCAAACCAGAAGAAGAAGGCCAGATCGTCTATTCTGTCAAAGCCTTGAGAGGCATGGGCAAGGTCACTTTCACTCTCACCGCTGAAGGAGGGCATGAAAAAGCGAAGGTAACTACCGAACTGCCGTTGCGTCCACCATCACCGCCTATCACTCTGACGGGAAGTGGTATGGTGAAAGCGGGGGAGAAGGGCAGTTTTGCTTTCCCGAGCAACTGGATCTCGGGGACGACTCAATTTGATCTCAGTCTATCGCCTTTCCCAATGCTCGAATTTGCCGGCGGCCTGCAGTATCTGCTTCGGTACCCCCACGGATGCGCGGAGCAGACCACTTCCAAGGTATTTCCCCTTTTATATTTCAATGACCTTGCCAGGTTAGTCGAACCGGAACTATTCGGCACGAAGGGTCCAGACTACTTCATCGGAGAGGGTATTCGAAAACTTGAGAACATGCAGTTGTCCGATGGATGGTTCACCTTCTGGCCTCGTGGGTGGACCAGATCAGCGTGGACATCGATCTATGTGGTTCACTTCCTAGTAGAGGCACGCAAGGCTGGTTACGAGGTCTCTGACAGAGTCTATGACAGGATGATCAGCGCTTTGGAGAGAAATGTGAGGACCCGAATCCGCGACAGGTGGGAGTTGGGGAGAAGGGCCTACGCCTGCTACGTGCTGGCGGCTGCTGGAAAGCCAAACAGAAGCGCCATGCTCTTTTTGAAGAACAATGAGCTACATAACATGGGTGATTACAGTCAGTATCATCTGGCAGGGGCATTTGCCCTTTCAGGTGACCTGAAAACTGCCTCAACGCTCTTGCCGTCCACTGTCGACCCAGGGGAGGTAAAGAGGGAATCAGGTAGGAACTTCAACTCCTCCACTCGAGCCGCAGCCATCATGCTTGATATTCTCGCGGAAGTGGACCCGGACAATCCAGCAGTCCTGCGTCTGGTCAAAACTTTGAGCGACAGAGCTTCAAAGCGTAACCGATGGTACACCACGCAAGAGAACGCCTTTGCTTTCCTCGCACTGGGCAAAATCTTTCGCAAACAAGAACCAGGGCATTACACGGGGAAAATCACTATCAGTGGAAATCCTTACGCGGATTTTGACTCCAGAGACCAGCGTTTCACAGCAAAAGACTGGGGAGGCAAGAGAGTATCTCTGCAGGTCAAAGGTTCTGGAAATTGTTACTACTACTGGAAAGCCTTCGGTATTTCTCAGGACCCGGACATTCCCGAGTACGATGAGGAACTCGAGGTTCGAAGAACCTACTTGACCAAGACCGGTCACCCAATCGAAGATATGGTCTTCAAGCAGGGCGACCTGATTGTTGGTCTAATTGCCTGTAAAGCCCTAACAGAGAACTTGGACCACGTGATAATAACTGACCTCCTGCCCGCTGGATTCGAGATTGAAAATCCGAGGCTTGAGTCCCGAGCGGGTATCGAGTGGATTGGCAGGAGGGACTATCGTTCTGATTACATGGACATGCGTGATGACCGTCTGCTTATTTCAGTCAGCCTACCCCGCCAGAGAGAACGGAAATTCTACTACGCCATAAGGGCGGTGACACGGGGAAAATTCATTCTGCCACCCATTGCGGCGGAAGCGATGTATGACCCGGCCAAATCCTCTGTGTCTGGAACAGGCAAAATCCAGGTGGTCGAATAGATGAACCGACTCAAGTTCTGGAAATCCAAGCCCTTGAGGATCTCCGCCTCGGTGATTGGTGGCTTCATTCTCCTCGTCGTTCTGGTTGATCTTCTGGGGAGAGTCTTTTTCCCTCTCCCTGAGAAACGTCTGTTCCCACCAACATCTGTCCTTGTCCTGGACAGGCACGAGAAACCCTTGAGGATATTCACGTCCACGGATGACATGTGGAGGATCTCCGCGCCTCTGTCAGAAGTTTCTCCACATCTCACGAACGCTGTCGTGACAGTTGAAGATAGGTGGTTCCGGTACCACTTCGGCGTCAACCCCTTTTCTCTTATCAGGGCTGCCATCACAAATATGAAAGCGGGAAAGATTGTCACAGGTGGTTCTACTCTCACGATGCAGATAGCAAGGTTGATGGAACCAAAACCTCGTACACTTAAGAGCAAAATGATTGAAGCGGTTCGTGCTGTCCAACTTGAAATGGCTTACAGCAAGAACGACATTCTGGAACTCTATTTCAATCTGGCACCGTACGGTGGTAACATTGTTGGCTCGGCGTCTGCTTCTTACTTCTATTTCAACAAGCACCAGAAAGACATTACCCTGGGGGAGGCTGCCTTTCTGGCTGCCGTTCCGAACTCGCCTACGGCCTACCGGCCGGACGCGAAACAGAGCAAAGCCAAGGAAGGGAGAGAGAAGGTTCTCAGGCGCTTGCTAAAAAGAGGGGCCATAACGCAACACCAGTTCCTGGAGGCCGTGTCCGAGCCTTTACCTGAGAAACGTTTCCCCATGCCGTTCATTGCGCCGCACCTCGCGCGCCATCTGAAACAGCGATACCCTTATGAGAACCGGCTCGTCTCAACCATAGATACCAGAATTCAGATTCTGACCAGGAATGTTCTCAAGAACTATCTGGGTCCGTTGAGAAAAAAAGGGATAACTCAGGGCGCTGTCGTTGTCATGGACACAAGGACGAGAGAAGTCCTGGCGCTTGTGGGCTCTCTCGATTTCTTTGACGAAGAAGCTGGGGGCCAGGTGAATGGCGCCTTGTCGCTGAGGTCTCCCGGCTCCGCCCTCAAGCCTTTCGTATACACACTGGCGATGGACGAAGGTCTGGTCTCGCCCCAGAGTATCCTGCTTGACGTTCCTGTGGATTACTCCGGCTTTCGCCCACTCAACTACGATGAACGATACCGCGGTGTGATTACTGTTGAAGAGGCGCTCACTCATTCCCTGAATGTTCCAGCAGTCAATCTCACTGCCCGCTTCAAGGAGGAAGGCCTCTATTCTTTCTTGAAAGAAGCAGGGATTACAACGCTCACAAGACCAAGGGAGTACTACGGCTTGTCCCTCATTCTGGGAGGATGCGAGGTGAAACTGCTGGAACTGACGACCCTGTACGCTGGGCTGGCAAACGGGGGGGAGTTCCTCACATACCGGCTGCTTCTCGACCAGCCCGCGCAAAGGTCGAGACGCCTCCTT
This genomic window contains:
- a CDS encoding alpha-2-macroglobulin family protein; the protein is MEEEKQASRDPSRKLLLTIVILLAVIAVGVILILVIPRGRIPVTIESFTPEGRVPQTTNFTVEFSQEIVPETLINVPLEKAPLVFNPSIPGEFKWIARHKLRFFSEAYLLPSSNYTAHVLPEVIVREGQFLKGKRKFRFYTTRFRVDYASVSLVFGPDIKKQVILQGEVAFNYPVDPKDVKKYMSLRYGRHPTIPYEITTQEADKKIRFETEPMARWEEDRTVVLKVVQWLKPIKGNLGLSEDYVRDIRVKGKGELKVEGLIPDQKGRFGTLKIKFSAPVAADEAEQYITVEPSIDVKMVSDYRYIKLLGSFEAGIGYTVTVKPGMMATDGSILKREFSDRVALKNLEPRMEFVGKGIYLSREGNLNVGLETVNMDSVEVEVVKIYANNLVYLLHTGTLRYDRGRRYGYNVRNLGKMVSREKIAIATVLNEEVITPINLQKYLDDERIGIFSVGAYKPGERWKSSHRWAMITDLGIMAKMTEDQLVVWVNSLSTLKPVRGAKVTLISRNNQTLLEGFTDSNGLAKFSATREAIGDFDPFFIVASHEKDLSFIELSRNRLSFSDFEVGGNPYLLDGYTAFLYTDRGVYRPGENAHLVSIVREPEMIVPASFPLRVEVWGPQDQMLYEFRKETNEQGGCEFEVHLPSYIRTGRYTAKAFLGKKNEIGRTSFGVEEFMPDRIKVKMETDSAAYSIGQRVPVRVEAVNLFGPPAAGRRSEVKYVIEQMSFSAAEWKHFTFRDGNKKFDKQSRDAGSARLDENGRRTFYISLPEGLSPPSGLKCILTATVFEPGGRSVTARHGFDVHAYSHYAGLRRLKEGYLELDEPVELEFIILDKNKQVAPGRECEVSFYQIVYQNVLRRTGRRGYRYVSERQEKLVESFRLTSKKQAERFTVTPDDYGRYRAEIRDKNSNSSSSMTFYVSGWGYAPWAMEKPERLELDLDKPSYRPGETAKVQIRAPFSGKLILTVEKEKVVDHRILMMEENTATLEIPVSSDYKPNVYLSASVIRSTSSLEQHAPVRAYGAVPLLVDCGDNRHTLNIDVPTEVRPERPLKIDFTVEGKRKSHYITIAAVDEGILQLTNFQTPDAFDFFFSKKRLAVESYDLYSAILPEVEKATTPKSPSGGLAEEERRKRLIPIAVKRVKPVALWSGLLKTDSRGRGSVSLDVPQFNGTLRVMVLSFSGEQFGSARKNVIVREPIVLTPTYPRFISSDDEFLIPVSVFNGTGRKDRFTVTLNVEGPVEELKVSSQTLSLKPEEEGQIVYSVKALRGMGKVTFTLTAEGGHEKAKVTTELPLRPPSPPITLTGSGMVKAGEKGSFAFPSNWISGTTQFDLSLSPFPMLEFAGGLQYLLRYPHGCAEQTTSKVFPLLYFNDLARLVEPELFGTKGPDYFIGEGIRKLENMQLSDGWFTFWPRGWTRSAWTSIYVVHFLVEARKAGYEVSDRVYDRMISALERNVRTRIRDRWELGRRAYACYVLAAAGKPNRSAMLFLKNNELHNMGDYSQYHLAGAFALSGDLKTASTLLPSTVDPGEVKRESGRNFNSSTRAAAIMLDILAEVDPDNPAVLRLVKTLSDRASKRNRWYTTQENAFAFLALGKIFRKQEPGHYTGKITISGNPYADFDSRDQRFTAKDWGGKRVSLQVKGSGNCYYYWKAFGISQDPDIPEYDEELEVRRTYLTKTGHPIEDMVFKQGDLIVGLIACKALTENLDHVIITDLLPAGFEIENPRLESRAGIEWIGRRDYRSDYMDMRDDRLLISVSLPRQRERKFYYAIRAVTRGKFILPPIAAEAMYDPAKSSVSGTGKIQVVE
- the pbpC gene encoding penicillin-binding protein 1C encodes the protein MNRLKFWKSKPLRISASVIGGFILLVVLVDLLGRVFFPLPEKRLFPPTSVLVLDRHEKPLRIFTSTDDMWRISAPLSEVSPHLTNAVVTVEDRWFRYHFGVNPFSLIRAAITNMKAGKIVTGGSTLTMQIARLMEPKPRTLKSKMIEAVRAVQLEMAYSKNDILELYFNLAPYGGNIVGSASASYFYFNKHQKDITLGEAAFLAAVPNSPTAYRPDAKQSKAKEGREKVLRRLLKRGAITQHQFLEAVSEPLPEKRFPMPFIAPHLARHLKQRYPYENRLVSTIDTRIQILTRNVLKNYLGPLRKKGITQGAVVVMDTRTREVLALVGSLDFFDEEAGGQVNGALSLRSPGSALKPFVYTLAMDEGLVSPQSILLDVPVDYSGFRPLNYDERYRGVITVEEALTHSLNVPAVNLTARFKEEGLYSFLKEAGITTLTRPREYYGLSLILGGCEVKLLELTTLYAGLANGGEFLTYRLLLDQPAQRSRRLLGEGTAFIITDMLTKVTRPDFPKTWESSINLPKVAWKTGTSYGHKDAWSIGYSPDFTVGVWVGNFNGVGSPALVGAEAAAPILFHLFNALASSTPKRWFVKPDCVKEREVCALSGMVPSAHCSALKREYYVPGKSPHVGCTIHQPFNVDKKTGARLCSRCRINRKYETEVFEIWPPKIATWMERNGLRIRRIPEHYPMCPEVIAGGPPVIHSPSARSEYLIRESVGLENQKILLEASVSNSVRKIYWFLDSKLVFQGDPTERVFITPFPGKHTLTCMDEEGRSTDMVLNIR